In Papaver somniferum cultivar HN1 unplaced genomic scaffold, ASM357369v1 unplaced-scaffold_117, whole genome shotgun sequence, the DNA window TGTTAATTTGTCAATTTTGgttcacatgattaaattttctacCAACAAAACATTCCAAAAAATGAACAAGGCTTCACTGTACCAATTTGAAGCCAAATTTCGGCCTTTCTATAATACCAGGAATTTTGgctcaaactggactaggtatgTCAATGCAGACTAATCGGTATACTGCGTGGATCTTGACccaccattggagatgctcttatactGGTGATATCACAAAAATTGCCTAAAGTTACATTGCCAGTCTGTTTGTTAGTACCAGGCTTTAATAGGGTTGGAGTAATGGTTGTTCACAAGAAATGAACTGGATACAGATGAGGAAATACTATAGAGTCTGCAATGTTCAAATCATCCAGAATTTGCAGTTTCACATCTTCAGGAAGCTGGGCCGAAGGACCTGCCTTTGAATAGAAGCCAGCCAATGCCCTAATTGCTTTCTCGAGTGCCATATAAGATTCCTGCAAAGAGAAGTGAATACCAACATCATTGATTGTTCACCAATCTTTCCAACAAAATTACAGAAAGGTACCGTAATACCATAGACACAAAGATAGAGCTTATTCATATCAGATTTTCCGGACATGAGGTTAGCATATCCTGATCAAGGTTTAAGTATCAGGATGAATATGAAAAGACCTGCTCGAACCCAAAAGGCTATTGGAATTTGTTCAGGTGAACAACAGTTCAAATTTACTCGCAACAAAAGTAAGGAAAACTGAATTCCCAACACACCtagttaactaaaaaagtctttCTGCTCTTCCACCAAATCCTTTAACTTTAAACATGAATCTTATAAGCACACCTAAACCAAAAAGACTAGACTGACTTGCTAGTTTACAAGAATGTGCTCTAGGATTCAGAAGTCCGTACCAAGGAGGCAAGGATATCTAATGTTTTTGTCCGATTTCTCTCCTCCAATTTGGTGGTTGTACAACTTAACCGGTCAAACAAAAGTTAAAAATCATTGATGACGGTAACACTAATTACGACTTGGAACAGGTAAAGTGACACCAACAGAAAAGATACACTTACCTCAGACGCCACTGATTTCTGGCCTCTCCAGTTGCTCAAATACTCACGAATAGACTCTTTTGCAGCATCTGCAGTCCGTCTAAACCTGGCATTATCTTTCGGGTCTTCCTCCACCAATTCACGCAGAGTCTTCACAACTTCCCTCGCAGTCTTCAAGTACGCCTTTGACAACACTTTCCCCGACTTGGTTTTTTCATTTGGATcaaacaaggacttcatcccctCCAAAATTCCTTTATCCCCATCATCCTCATTTTGGTCTTTGGGGCTTGTCTTCTCTTCTGCTCTAACTTGTAATGGTGTTAATCCACAATCAAGGGTTAAAAATGGAAGCAACAATGCTCCAACACTCCTCAAAATAACACGCCTTGTCCAGTACAACTCCTCATTTGACGCCAATACAACAGTTTTCCTTGATTGCTGTTTATCTGCTCTGTTTCAACAAAGATAAAGACTGTCAAGAACAACGATGAAAAAAgcatatccaaaattttatcctttTCTGCCCATTAGCAATGAGATTATGAGAATAAAGACTGATTTCACAAACTCCACTATGCTAATCCCTATATGGCATGGATAATGCTGAGTGAAATATCTTAGACATTAACACACAATCCTTCTAGGAAACACAACTGTGAACTAAGAGCATTGGAGACTTACGCTGTGATAATGGTTTCGTAAGATTGGAAGATGAGTGGAGACACTTATCCACAATCAAACAAGAAGAATTCATACTCAATAGATTTCAACTTCAATATCCAGTGAGGACTCTTGAAATCTAATGTCAGTAGTTTGATTGCTGCAAAAACACAAACAGATGCCATtcaaaatgacaatgattttattTAAAATGGCAATCCAATAAAAGGGGAATCTCCAAGTTGAATTCAAGCTATCAAATTATAAGCAATTACAAGAAAGAATTAGGTTAATGATTTTGGGTTCGGGGGGTTACCTTAGTTTTCAGGTTCTCCTCTCCTCTTCTTCACACAGTCATGTCATCCAGAAGGTTTTGAAGCCAATAAAAGACCAGACCGGTCAATTGTTGGTCTTACAGATTTTGACTTCGACAACCTAGATTGAATTTACAAGTATGTCCTTTCAAAATATTTGGATATCATAGCAGAGTCAATCCTAGAATCCAAAAGTATAAATcattttgattttgtgtcgctaGATTGATAACGCGTTTGTATGCGGTACTCGGAAGTTGTTTTAcgacttctagaagtcaaaaaatcagaaatcaatttaGTAATAGTATTTTAGACCGACTTTTATAAACGGAAAAGTAATTTTGTATGCAGCAAAATAATTTTACTTCCCACTTTTATTTTTGGAGAGGCATAAATCGAAAACAAAATTACATCCAAACATGTTATAacttcttattttttaattttttagaagTCAAAAAATAACTTTTGAAGATAGATATACAAAGTCCAATTAAACACTATCTGGTGATGGAACTAATGAATGGCTCTCGCTCCCCCATATTTAACTCATCTTACtatttgatttttgttaaagAGAGAACAAAAAGTGATCCGAGGAGCACAAAAATCGTAGTTGGCTCACTAACTAGACTCAATCATATGTTTATTTTTAACTCGGTCTTTAATACCCTTGGGCACACAGGTTTCTCGCACatgttcagaaaaataaaatatgtcaCCATCTTCTTCCGTGACAGTCATGAACCCTAGGAAATTTTAACTAAAAATCTCAAGGCTTTGCCAAACAGGTTAATTAAtaagaagaggaaaaatgtgatCTATGTTATTGTACATGAAATTAGCCCACATTCCAGATTTTTGCGCATTCCAGATACATATTCATATCGTAATATAGTAGTATATGGAAGCGTACGTGAGTTTGAAATCCGGATATCGTCCCATAATGGGAAGGAACAAGTTCAACGAAGCTTTCACATGTTCTAAATGGtagatcttttttatttttttaataatgatCAATTATATGTATACAGGTACACCTAAATCAAAACTCTTAATCATGTGATTATTCTCACATTTCCAATTAACACATCCTTTTGCCGAGATTATTCTGGTTCCAAAGTAATCTTACCGTGTCGTAATAAACACATGAAAAGTCCTCCACACTTGCATAACAAATCAACAGACTTACAGACACCTTGATTAGTTAGGGTTTGTTCTTTTCACGAAACAAGAAGATGGCAATAAAAATCTGATTCTTACCGTGTTTTTATCATGTGCGAAGGGGACGTGGGTTTAGTAACGATATTTTAGGCCAAGGTAGAAAAATATACCGAGTTGTCTCTAGTCAGAGAGTTGACTATGATTTTCGCACTCCTCATATCAtattttgctctccctttaacaaaaatctacTATTTTAGCCCACCGTGACAGATTTTCAGTGTCCGCTAGCATCCCGACAATCAATCACAATGATACGAGTTTTGTCTTAACTATGCATTATGTCTTCGTGAtaattttggtaaattttggttttaaagcTGCATAATATCTGTGGTACCTGGAAGACGTGCTATATATAGATTCTCATGTATGTAGAATATAAAGTTCGCATAATCCCAAAGCaacaacaagagaaaaaaaaaaatttgtttggaagaaaaGGAGGAGAAATGGCTAAGAAGAACGCTATCATCTTATGCCTTTTCTTGGTTCTTTTCGTTTTCGTTGCAGGTATGCATGCTTATCAATCTTTCAACGATTTTACCATTGCCTATTACAAATCTGTTTCGTGTTCTTATCTTGgttcattttcttttctattttgcaaTCAAAGCTGGTGGCGAAGCGAAGAAACATATTAAAATGCATCATAATAAGGTGGTGCATCTCCATAAAACGCACGAAACTTGCAAAGAAACATGGGAAACCACATGCGTGTTAGAAGATGATTGCAACAAAAAATGTTTCCACGATCATGGCAAACAAGCTACAACTCAATGCCTTGTCCAGGAAGGACCCACAGGCGGTGATTTGTGCGTATGCAACTATGCTTGTTAGGAAAACCACATTACATCACAATTCTTTTTATGTTATCCAAGAAATAAgcaattattattaaaaaaagaaCAATATTatgttttagtattttattttcttctgatTTTACGATATTGCAAgacaaagaagaacaagaaaagaaaaatctcaaACAAAAACATCTCAATGTGTCTGAGATGCGACGAGCGGGTGAGAAGTTCCACTCATCATGGATTTCATTTTAAAACCCTATTATTAAGGCTTGAAAAGACTTAGGTTTTTTTGGAGGCTACGCAGGGTCATGAAATAATAATTGTGAATACTCCGTATGCAAATATCTTACATAATGACTAATATGCTTCCCATTTAATTTGAGATAATAAATTTGAATAACCTCACTAATCATAATTACatatataatcaattaaaagtcaTTTTTTAagtgatgaagatgaaaat includes these proteins:
- the LOC113330188 gene encoding photosystem II D1 precursor processing protein PSB27-H2, chloroplastic-like codes for the protein MNSSCLIVDKCLHSSSNLTKPLSQHKQQSRKTVVLASNEELYWTRRVILRSVGALLLPFLTLDCGLTPLQVRAEEKTSPKDQNEDDGDKGILEGMKSLFDPNEKTKSGKVLSKAYLKTAREVVKTLRELVEEDPKDNARFRRTADAAKESIREYLSNWRGQKSVASEESYMALEKAIRALAGFYSKAGPSAQLPEDVKLQILDDLNIADSIVFPHLYPVHFL